The following coding sequences are from one Stigmatopora nigra isolate UIUO_SnigA chromosome 10, RoL_Snig_1.1, whole genome shotgun sequence window:
- the chd5 gene encoding chromodomain-helicase-DNA-binding protein 5 isoform X2: MPGSLSNEDEARDDMDFDDEMPDEEPVRTALPLASIGSFFSDDDDSLKQQKKKKSKKMKEDKVAKVKKRKKEGIQMSVDSDQDRGSEVDEEAGRPERGSGSESSIFGPTKKKKKKPREKKERKPKKKKRDEEDDDDDEDDGGMKEPKSSSQLMQEWGLEDVQYGFSEDDYKTITNYKAFSQFLRPLIAKKNPKIPMSKMMTVLGAKWREFSANNPFKGASATAVAAAVAAAVETVTVAPPACVGQLGAQLGPVKKAKTKEGKGPGARKRSKSAKDGKKKVKPKKTKSKSGQSGKKKKASSSEEDFLDESDFDDVGLLGASVLCDPSGAPVAPKKKARRGHKKRKKEDGDGYETDHQDYCEVCQQGGEIILCDTCPRAYHLVCLEPELEKAPEGKWSCPHCEKEGIQWEAKDEEDEDEEEAAGEEEDDHMEFCRVCKDGGELLCCDTCPSSYHIHCLNPPLPEIPNGEWLCPRCMCPPLKGKVQKIMHWMWGEAPLPAEVPPVVDGLPPVDPMGKPPLKGHPEREFLVKWAGLSYWHCSWVSELQLELYHTVMYRNYQRKNDMDEPPPYDYGSGEEELNSDKRKSKDPQYAAMEERFYRYGIKPEWMVIHRVLNHSFDKDGDVHYLIKWRDLPYDQCTWEVDDFDLPEYNNHKVAYWDHREQILGEDQRPPSASKGNQRNDERPKREIPPDAPIIDPTIKFEHQPWYINATGGTLHPYQLEGLNWLRFSWAQGTDTILADEMGLGKTVQTIVFLYSLYKEGHSKGPFLVSAPLSTIINWEREFEMWAPDFYVLTYTGDKDSRAIIRENEFTYEDSAVKLGRKAFRMKKDTPIKFHVLLTSYELITIDQAILGSIGWACLVVDEAHRLKNNQSKFFRILNGYKIYYKLLLTGTPLQNNLEELFHLLNFLTPDRFNNLEGFLEEFADISKEDQIKKLHDLLGPHMLRRLKADVFKNMPAKTELIVRVELSPMQKKYYKFILTRNFEALNSKGGGNQVSLLNIMMDLKKCCNHPYLFPVAAVEAPVLPNGSYDGSQLVKSSGKLTLLQKMLKKLKDQGHRVLIFSQMTKMLDLLEDFLEFEGYKYERIDGGITGGLRQEAIDRFNAPGAQQFCFLLSTRAGGLGINLASADTVVIYDSDWNPHNDIQAFSRAHRIGQNRKVMIYRFVTRGSVEERITQVAKRKMMLTHLVVRPGLGSKTGSMSKQELDDILKFGTEELFKDEMEAARNMGGEGRTRRTGKANSSASFCPPGDAKDGEEGNVIHYDDDAISKLLDRSQDATEDTEIQNMNEYLSSFKVAQYVVKEEDGEEEVEREIIKQEENVDPDYWEKLLRHHYEQQQEDLARNLGKGKRIRKQVNYNDTTQEDQDNQSEYSAGSEDEDEDFEERPEGGRRHSRRHLRNDKDKPLPPLLARVGGSIEVLGFNARQRKAFLNAIMRWGMPPQDAFTSHWIVRDLRGKSEREFRAYVSLFMRHLCEPGADGAETFADGVPREGLSRQHVLTRIGVMSLVRKKVQEFEHVNGKLSSPDLIPIGMELKKLTESVSSDPNTPLQASPLATRPGTPNPPERTEGPAEDRDAAESDGKKLPERDAVQNRQAETTNPRGDQEETVRREEKEGGDGEEAKGMACEEKATGDDEGDKQEDRASGRDSPKSQKQPEKTSEGREGDEKAGKAADIKSEDAVLAAVAVPDTRLNGDQDPPEDVEEPKKEEKIGFKTKFMFNIADGGFTELHTLWQTEERAALSSGKMAEIWHRRHDYWLLAGIVTHGYARWQDIQNDPRYAILNEPFKTEMHKGNYLEMKNKFLARRFKLLEQALVIEEQLRRAAYLNMSQDPGHPAMALNTRFTEVECLAESHQHLSKESLGGNKPANAVLHKVLNQLEELLSDMKADVTRLPNMLSRIPPVSARLQMSERSILSRLTSRGAEPPPQQTFSQGGFACSQMYGSTFGGAFRGAGGQPMVNYSQMPLGPYVSVSNGPPSSHLDKKTFESLRDAATPDLKSSKASDVICIED; this comes from the exons ATGCCCGGGTCGCTGAGCAATGAAGACGAGGCGCGGGACGACATGGATTTTGACGACGAGATGCCAg ACGAGGAGCCCGTGCGAACGGCGCTGCCCCTGGCGTCCATCGGTAGCTTCTTCTCGGACGATGACGACTCCCTCAagcagcagaagaagaagaagagcaagAAAATGAAGGAGGACAAGGTCGCCAAGGTCAAGAAGCGGAAAAAGGAG GGCATCCAAATGAGCGTGGATAGCGACCAGGACCGAGGGTCCGAGGTGGACGAGGAGGCGGGGCGTCCCGAGCGGGGGTCCGGCAGCGAGAGCAGCATTTTCGGACCcaccaagaaaaagaagaagaagcccagggagaagaaagagaggaagcccaagaagaaaaaacgagacgaggaggatgacgacgatgatgaagatgacgGGGGCATGAAG GAACCCAAGTCCTCGAGCCAGTTGATGCAGGAATGGGGCCTGGAGGACGTCCAGTACGGTTTCTCCGAGGACGACTACAAGACCATCACCAACTACAAAGCATTCAGCCAGTTCCTCAG GCCTCTCATCGCCAAGAAGAACCCCAAGATCCCCATGTCCAAGATGATGACGGTTTTGGGGGCCAAGTGGCGCGAGTTCAGCGCAAATAACCCCTTCAAGGGGGCGTCGGCAACGGCGGTGGCGgctgccgtcgccgccgccgtagAAACGGTGACGGTGGCGCCCCCTGCCTGCGTGGGACAACTGGGGGCTCAGCTAGGGCCCGTCAAGAAAGCCAAAACCAAAGAGGGGAAAG GACCCGGCGCTCGAAAACGAAGCAAAAGCGCCAAAGACGGCAAGAAGAAGGTCAAGCCCAAGAAGACCAAATCCAAGTCGGGCCAAAGcgggaagaaaaagaaagcatCCTCG AGCGAGGAAGACTTCCTGGATGAGTCGGACTTTGACGACGTGGGTCTCCTCGGCGCCTCGGTGCTTTGCGACCCCTCCGGCGCCCCCGTCGCACCCAAGAAAAAGGCCAGACGCGGgcacaaaaagaggaaaa AGGAGGACGGCGACGGCTACGAGACGGACCACCAGGACTATTGCGAGGTCTGCCAGCAGGGCGGCGAGATTATCCTTTGCGACACATGTCCACGGGCGTACCACTTGGTGTGCCTGGAACCCGAGCTGGAGAAGGCCCCCGAGGGGAAATGGAGCTGTCCACACTGT GAGAAGGAAGGCATCCAATGGGAAGCCAAAGACGAAGAAGACGAGGACGAAGAAGAGGCGGCGGGCGAGGAAGAGGACGACCACATGGAATTTTGTCGAGTGTGCAAGGACGGCGGCGAATTACTGTGTTGCGACACTTGCCCGTCTTCTTACCACATTCACTGCCTCAACCCGCCATTGCCCGAGATACCCAACGGCGAATGGTTATGTCCACGTTGCATG tgCCCACCTTTAAAAGGCAAAGTGCAAAAAATCATGCACTGGATGTGGGGTGAGGCCCCATTACCGGCCGAGGTGCCCCCAGTTGTGGACGGGCTGCCCCCCGTGGACCCCATGGGAAAACCACCCCTTAAAGGCCACCCTGAGAGGGAGTTCTTGGTCAAGTGGGCTGGACTATCCTACTGGCATTGCTCCTGGGTCAGCGAGCTCCAG TTGGAACTGTACCACACGGTGATGTACCGCAACTACCAGCGCAAAAACGACATGGACGAACCGCCGCCCTACGACTACGGCTCGGGGGAGGAGGAGCTTAACAGCGATAAGCGCAAAAGCAAAGACCCCCAGTACGCCGCCATGGAGGAGCGCTTCTACAGATACGGCATCAAACCCGAGTGGATGGTTATCCACCGGGTGCTTAACCACAG TTTCGACAAAGATGGCGACGTGCACTACTTGATCAAATGGAGGGACCTTCCTTACGACCAGTGCACTTGGGAAGTGGACGACTTTGACCTCCCAGAATACAACAACCACAAAGTGGCCTACTGGGATCACAG GGAACAAATCCTAGGTGAGGACCAGCGCCCCCCGTCGGCGTCAAAAGGAAATCAGCGAAATGACGAACGCCCAAAGAGGGAGATCCCCCCAGACGCCCCCATTATCGAC CCAACCATCAAGTTCGAGCACCAGCCGTGGTACATCAACGCCACGGGAGGAACGCTACACCCGTACCAGCTGGAGGGTCTCAACTGGTTACGCTTCTCCTGGGCTCAAGGAACCGACACCATCTTGGCCGACGAGATGGGTCTGGGCAAGACGGTGCAGACCATCGTCTTCCTCTACTCGCTCTACAAAGAG GGTCACTCCAAGGGTCCTTTCCTGGTCAGCGCACCTTTGTCCACCATCATCAACTGGGAACGCGAGTTTGAAATGTGGGCCCCCGACTTCTACGTGTTGACGTACACGGGGGACAAGGACAGCCGCGCCATCATCCGGGAAAACGAGTTCACCTACGAGGACAGCGCCGTCAAGTTGGGACGCAAAGCTTTTCGCATGAAG AAAGACACGCCCATCAAGTTCCACGTCCTCCTGACCTCCTACGAGTTGATTACCATCGATCAAGCCATCTTGGGGTCCATCGGGTGGGCTTGCCTGGTGGTGGACGAAGCTCATAGGCTGAAGAACAACCAGTCCAAG TTTTTCAGGATTCTGAACGGCTATAAGATCTACTACAAGTTACTGTTGACCGGAACACCGCTTCAGAACAACCTGGAGGAGCTCTTCCACCTGTTGAACTTTCTCACCCCGGACCGCTTCAA TAACCTGGAGGGTTTCCTGGAGGAGTTTGCAGACATTTCCAAGGAAGACCAGATCAAGAAACTCCATGACCTCCTAGGTCCTCACATGCTCCGGAGACTCAAGGCCGACGTCTTCAAAAACATGCCTGCCAAGACGGAACTCATTGTTCGGGTGGAACTCAGTCCCATGCAGAA GAAATACTACAAGTTCATCTTGACACGAAACTTTGAGGCTCTCAACTCCAAAGGGGGCGGCAACCAAGTTTCCCTGCTCAACATCATGATGGACCTGAAGAAGTGCTGCAACCACCCCTACCTTTTCCCCGTGGCTGCCGTG GAGGCTCCGGTTTTACCCAACGGCTCGTATGACGGTAGCCAACTGGTCAAGTCTTCGGGAAAACTGACCCTGCTGCAGAAAATGCTGAAGAAACTCAAGGACCAAGGTCATAGGGTTCTCATTTTTTCACAG ATGACGAAAATGCTGGATCTTCTAGAGGACTTTCTAGAGTTCGAGGGTTACAAATATGAACGGATAGACGGCGGTATCACAGGAGGTCTGAGACAAGAAGCCATCGACCGCTTTAATG CCCCTGGCGCTCAGCAGTTCtgcttcctgctctcaacccGGGCCGGAGGTCTGGGAATCAACCTAGCCAGTGCCGACACCGTGGTCATCTACGACTCGGACTGGAATCCTCACAACGACATCCAA GCTTTTAGCCGAGCCCACCGCATCGGGCAGAACCGGAAGGTGATGATCTATCGCTTCGTGACTCGGGGATCGGTAGAGGAGAGGATTACCCAAGTGGCCAAGAGGAAGATGATGCTCACCCACTTGGTAGTCCGGCCCGGTCTGGGATCCAAAACGGGCTCCATGTCCAAGCAAGAGCTGGACGACATCCTCAAGTTTGGGACAGAGGAGCTGTTCAAGGACGAGATGGAGGCGGCTCGCAACATGGGGGGTGAGGGACGCACCCGGAGGACTGGAAAAGCCAACTCCTCGGCGTCCTTCTGCCCGCCAGGCGACGCCAAAGACGGCGAGGAAGGCAACGTGATCCACTACGATGACGACGCCATTTCCAAACTGTTGGACCGTAGCCAAGACGCCACAGAAGACACGGAGATCCAGAACATGAACGAGTACCTCAGTTCCTTCAAGGTGGCCCAGTACGTTGTCAAAGAGGAAGACGGAGAG GAGGAAGTGGAGCGCGAGATCATCAAGCAGGAGGAGAACGTGGACCCGGACTATTGGGAGAAGCTTCTGCGGCACCACTACGAGCAGCAGCAGGAGGATTTGGCGCGAAACCTGGGCAAGGGCAAGCGCATACGCAAGCAAGTCAACTACAACGACACCACCCAGGAGGACCAAG ACAACCAGTCGGAGTACTCGGCGGGGTCcgaggacgaggacgaagaTTTCGAGGAGCGGCCGGAAG GTGGGCGTCGACATTCACGGCGCCATCTGAGGAATGACAAAGATAAGCCATTGCCCCCCCTGTTGGCCAGAGTCGGCGGCAGCATCGAG GTGCTCGGGTTCAACGCCCGGCAGAGGAAAGCCTTCCTGAACGCCATCATGCGCTGGGGCATGCCCCCCCAGGACGCCTTCACGTCCCACTGGATCGTGCGAGACCTCCGAGGGAAGAGCGAGCGCGAGTTCAG GGCTTATGTGTCGCTGTTCATGAGACACCTGTGCGAACCCGGCGCCGACGGAGCCGAGACGTTCGCCGACGGCGTGCCGCGCGAGGGGTTGTCACGCCAGCACGTGCTCACCAGAATCGGGGTCATGTCACTGGTCAGGAAAAAG GTGCAAGAGTTTGAGCACGTGAATGGCAAGCTGAGCTCACCAGACTTGATCCCCATCGGCATGGAGCTAAAGAAGCTGACTGAAAGTGTCTCATCGGACCCCAACACCCCGCTTCAGGCCAGCCCGCTAGCCACGCGGCCCGGAACGCCAAACCCGCCCG AGAGGACCGAGGGTCCCGCGGAGGACCGAGACGCGGCCGAATCAGACGGCAAGAAGTTGCCGGAGCGGGACGCCGTTCAGAACCGACAGGCGGAAACTACGAACCCGCGGGGAGACCAAGAGGAAACAGTTCGACGCGAGGAGAAGGAAGGGGGCGACGGTGAGGAGGCCAAGGGCATGGCGTGCGAGGAAAAAGCCACGGGGGATGACGAGGGGGACAAACAGGAAGACAGGGCGAGTGGGCGGGACTCGCCCAAAAGCCAGAAGCAGCCCGAAAAGACATCAGAAGGACGGGAGGGCGATGAGAAGGCCGGCAAAGCGG CTGATATTAAAAGCGAGGACGCCGTCCTCGCCGCCGTTGCCGTCCCGGACACCCGACTAAACGGCGATCAAGACCCGCCGGAAGATGTGGAGGAGCCCAAAAAGGAGGAGAAGATCGGGTTCAAAACCAAGTTCATGTTCAACATCGCCGACGGCGGCTTCACAG AGTTACACACGCTTTGGCAGACGGAAGAACGAGCGGCGCTGTCGTCCGGCAAGATGGCGGAGATCTGGCATCGCCGCCACGACTACTGGCTTCTAGCGGGGATCGTCAC TCACGGTTACGCGCGTTGGCAGGACATTCAAAACGACCCTCGCTACGCCATCCTCAACGAGCCCTTCAAGACGGAGATGCACAAAGGCAACTATTTGGAGATGAAGAACAAATTCCTGGCCAGACGCTTCAAG TTACTGGAGCAGGCGCTGGTCATCGAGGAGCAGCTCCGGCGCGCCGCCTACCTCAACATGAGTCAGGACCCCGGGCACCCCGCCATGGCGCTCAACACCCGCTTCACCGAGGTGGAGTGCCTGGCCGAGTCCCACCAGCACCTCTCCAAAGAGTCGCTGGGCGGCAACAAACCCGCCAACGCCGTCTTACATAAAG TCCTGAACCAGTTGGAGGAACTCCTCAGCGACATGAAGGCCGACGTGACCCGACTCCCCAACATGCTATCGCGAATCCCGCCCGTTTCGGCCCGCCTGCAGATGTCCGAGCGCAGTATTTTGAGCCGGCTGACCAGTCGGGGTGCCGAACCTCCGCCACAGCAG ACTTTCAGCCAAGGAGGTTTCGCCTGCTCCCAGATGTACGGAAGCACCTTTGGCGGTGCGTTCAGGGGTGCCGGAGGCCAGCCCATGGTCAATTACAGTCAGATGCCTCTGGGGCCGTACGTCAGTG TTTCCAACGGTCCCCCCAGCAGCCACTTGGACAAGAAGACGTTCGAGTCCCTGCGAGACGCCGCCACGCCCGACCTCAAGTCCTCAAAGGCCAGCGACGTGATCTGCATCGAGGACTGA